A single genomic interval of Nonomuraea rubra harbors:
- a CDS encoding FecCD family ABC transporter permease, translating to MTAQDVAPAQAVSAGPAHRRAGRFVLLLAALAVAALASTWLAVSIGAVHVALPEAWGIVADRLVPGLVPRTWTPVQEQIVWEFRLPRALLALLVGAGLAVVGAVLQALVRNPLADPFLLGISSGASFGAVCVFILGASALGGLSLSAAAFAGSLLALGLVYLLAQRSGRLTPSRLVLAGVALAYLFQAAYSYVLQAAQSGRAAQQVLFWLMGSLGGARWHMLPLPAVVLAAGVTYLLLQHRPLNAIAAGEETAVSLGVNVNRFRLILFVLTSLLVGVLVATSGAIAFVGLIVPHAARLLVGADHRRVLPVTALLGAVFLQLVDIAARTVNAPQELALSIVTALFGVPFFLWLLRRRSVDRAVTVS from the coding sequence ATGACCGCCCAGGACGTGGCGCCTGCCCAGGCGGTGAGCGCCGGACCGGCCCACCGGCGCGCCGGCCGATTCGTGCTGCTCCTCGCCGCCCTCGCCGTGGCCGCCCTCGCCTCGACCTGGCTGGCGGTGAGCATCGGCGCGGTCCACGTCGCCCTGCCGGAGGCGTGGGGCATCGTGGCCGACCGGCTCGTTCCCGGCCTGGTGCCGCGCACGTGGACGCCGGTGCAGGAGCAGATCGTGTGGGAGTTCCGGCTGCCGCGCGCGCTGCTGGCGCTGCTCGTCGGGGCCGGGCTGGCGGTGGTCGGCGCGGTGCTGCAGGCGCTGGTGCGCAACCCGCTGGCCGACCCGTTCCTGCTCGGGATCTCCTCCGGCGCCTCGTTCGGCGCGGTGTGCGTGTTCATCCTGGGCGCCTCGGCGCTGGGCGGGCTGTCGCTGTCGGCCGCCGCCTTCGCCGGCTCCCTGCTCGCCCTCGGCCTGGTCTACCTGCTGGCGCAGCGCAGCGGCCGGCTCACCCCGTCCCGGCTGGTGCTGGCCGGGGTGGCGCTGGCCTACCTGTTCCAGGCCGCCTACAGCTACGTGCTGCAGGCCGCGCAGAGCGGGCGGGCCGCCCAGCAGGTGCTGTTCTGGCTGATGGGCAGCCTCGGCGGGGCCCGGTGGCACATGCTGCCGCTGCCCGCCGTCGTCCTGGCCGCCGGGGTGACGTACCTGCTGCTGCAGCACCGCCCGCTGAACGCGATCGCCGCCGGGGAGGAGACGGCCGTATCGCTCGGGGTGAACGTCAACCGCTTCCGGCTGATCCTGTTCGTGCTGACCTCGCTGCTGGTCGGCGTGCTGGTGGCCACCAGCGGGGCGATCGCGTTCGTCGGCCTGATCGTGCCGCACGCCGCCCGGCTGCTCGTCGGCGCCGACCACCGCCGGGTACTGCCCGTCACCGCCCTGCTCGGCGCCGTCTTCCTGCAACTGGTGGACATCGCCGCCCGCACCGTCAACGCCCCACAGGAGCTCGCGCTGAGCATCGTCACCGCGCTGTTCGGCGTGCCGTTCTTCCTGTGGCTGCTGCGCCGGCGCTCCGTGGACCGGGCGGTGACCGTCTCATGA
- a CDS encoding ABC transporter ATP-binding protein: MKLDLRGVSVALDGHPIVYEADLLVDDGEFVALVGPNGCGKSTLLRTIYRALRPCAGLISVDGDDVHRLPARQAAQRTAVVAQEIPADLDFTVTEIVSMGRTPHKPDAATDEKLCARALDRVGLADAAERVFATLSGGEKQRVLLARALAQQTQLLLLDEPTSHLDIRHQLELLHLIRELGIATLAVLHDLNQAAAFCDRLYVINAGRIVAGGPPGQVLTPELISQVYGVRAVQRPQLVFERLKEEQ, encoded by the coding sequence ATGAAGCTCGACCTGCGCGGCGTGTCCGTCGCCCTCGACGGCCACCCCATCGTGTACGAAGCCGACCTGCTGGTCGACGACGGCGAGTTCGTGGCCCTCGTCGGGCCGAACGGCTGCGGCAAGTCGACGCTGCTGCGCACGATCTACCGGGCGCTGCGCCCCTGCGCCGGGCTCATCTCCGTGGACGGCGACGACGTGCACCGGCTGCCCGCCCGCCAGGCCGCCCAGCGCACCGCCGTCGTCGCCCAGGAGATCCCGGCGGACCTCGACTTCACCGTGACCGAGATCGTCTCCATGGGCCGCACCCCGCACAAACCGGACGCCGCCACCGACGAGAAGCTGTGCGCCCGCGCGCTGGACCGCGTCGGCCTGGCCGACGCGGCCGAACGCGTCTTCGCCACCCTGTCCGGCGGCGAGAAACAACGCGTCCTGCTCGCCCGCGCCCTCGCCCAGCAGACCCAACTGCTCCTGCTCGACGAGCCCACCTCCCACCTCGACATCCGCCACCAGCTCGAACTCCTCCATCTGATCCGCGAACTCGGCATCGCCACTCTCGCCGTGCTGCACGACCTCAACCAGGCCGCCGCCTTCTGCGACCGCCTCTACGTGATAAACGCCGGCCGCATCGTCGCCGGCGGCCCGCCCGGCCAGGTCCTCACCCCCGAACTGATCTCGCAGGTGTACGGCGTGCGCGCCGTCCAGCGCCCCCAGCTCGTCTTCGAACGGCTCAAGGAGGAGCAGTGA